From one Pseudomonas sp. B21-048 genomic stretch:
- a CDS encoding DUF6124 family protein, producing MFKITPNPPDTDDVSPNETPDSKKLNEAADRALDYYLKPVIPKDTPRKPSTIYHVGAKVDNETLLVNACESLASASVMLSEFAGLMDIPHRNMMLGIQSVVMLGELAVNRVLDNLDPPS from the coding sequence ATGTTCAAAATCACGCCAAACCCGCCAGACACCGACGACGTTTCCCCCAACGAAACCCCGGATTCGAAAAAGCTCAACGAAGCCGCCGACCGCGCTCTTGATTACTACCTCAAACCGGTCATTCCCAAAGACACTCCGCGCAAACCCAGCACCATTTACCATGTGGGTGCGAAGGTCGATAACGAAACCCTGCTGGTCAACGCCTGCGAATCCCTGGCGTCAGCGAGCGTGATGCTCAGTGAATTCGCCGGGTTGATGGACATTCCCCATCGCAACATGATGTTGGGGATTCAATCGGTGGTCATGCTCGGTGAGTTGGCGGTGAATCGGGTGCTGGATAATCTCGATCCGCCGTCCTGA